tagtaaaaatattgcattgatagtaaaaatatgatgatgactcatagcctacgtgtcgcctatatgtaccaattaaattttgatacgtaatattgcgacaactaaatgttgtcgcaacttgcgacctttatcatcactcTTCCAACTATTATAGAATGGATGAAGTAACAGAAGTTGCCTTATTTTTACACGTAACATGAATATATGTTAGTTAGTGAAGTAATTCTGTAATTGATGTGGATTTATTGATATGATGAACCTAGGTCCGCCCCTCAATGAACTAGTATGTGAAGAACATAAACCAATCTTAGGAGCAAACTCTCTGCCTACAAAATGGAAGCATGCTAAGAACGCAATTAGATCAAAGAGATATGGAGCAAAGAAGGTGGATATGGAAAAGCTCAACGATCTAAGTAAGGAAACTCCGGCGTCGATTTGGAGTTTGAAGAGGTTGATGAAGCACATTAGATCTTCTGGTTTGTCCACACTTTCACAGAATGTTTATGAATTTGGGACAGCTGAAACTGAGATTACAAGTGAGTGGCAAGCTAGAAGTTCTGCCAAACGCATCTTCAAGAATGTTGCAAAAAGTGGTGCCAAGTAAGTCAATATCATTTGTGTTATGATTTTGATTGGGTAGTCTCAGATCGATACAGTTCAGCTTAAAAGAACAAGGCCTAAAAATAGTATACAACTcatttgtgttttgattttggtagtaatgtagcatacaATAGAGTCATAAAGGTCAGTGATATAGACGAAATTCAGTGTAGAATAAATCTAAATGTGTCATGTTGTTACTATTTCGGAAGGTACATTGAGGAGGATGATCTATCAAAGTTCTTGAAGAGGAACGAGATTCATGAAATATTCCCTCTTTTCGAAGGAGCATTAGAGACCGGAAAAATCACCAGGTCCTCGTTTAGAAATTGGGTGGTAAGCACACTTTCTTTATGTGTTACTTTTTTGGTGTTACATTCGGTTcatccttagggctaatccaGATTCGGAGCGAATTCTGGGTGAATAACTTCTAGTCCCcttccaattgttgttgcggtgGATCGAACACACGGTCCGCCCAACCAAATTCAGCCTTAATCACCCACTAAACCAATAGACAATTGGTACTCTGTATGTGTTATGTGAAAGATTAGATTGTATCCATTTCTCACGATAACATAACTTACGTTTATATGATTGAAGGTAAGGACTTATTTCGAAAGAAAGGCTCTGGCACATTCATTGAACGACACAAAATCAGCAGTGAAACAACTTCACAAGATAGCTTCAGCAATTGTCAGTGTGATAATCTTTGTGGTGTTTCTTTTGCTGATGGGATTAGCATCAACACAAGTAGTCGCATTTGTCATCACACAAATGGTTGTACTAGGAGTCATCTTTCACAACAGCTGCAAGATCATTTTCGACTGTATAATTTTTGTGTTTGTCATGCATCCTTTCGACATAGGAGATCGTTGTAAAGTTGATGGTGTTCAGGTATGCTAACTATTTCTCTAATGTGCTAATATTGCTTGTTTTAGTTGCAATTCATTTAGATTTGAGCTGCGttttattcacctgatttccacttatttttatgaacttatcttatctgaacttatctgaacttaactggacttatctgaacttattcgaacttatcaaaacttattttagttataaattgttcttgaccaacccttatttttcctgaacttatcttatctgaacttatctgaacttatttttcctgaaataagtgaaaataaggtgaacagaacacgGTCTAACTTGACACATCTTGCAGATGATTGTAGAAGAGATGAATATACTAACAACAGTGTTCCTGAGGTATGACATGGAGAAGATCTACTATCCAAATTCCTCTTTACTAACAAAGTCAATCAGTAATTTCTACAGAAGTCCGGACATGTGGGACACAATTCCTATCACCATTGATATGTCCACTCCTCTTGTAACTATAAACGCGCTCAAGAAGGCAACACAAAGGTAAAGATGCTCTTCTAAACATTAAACGCGAGCCAATACTCGTGACTATCTTCTatttacattatactaaaacatacCCTAAAAGTGACACGTGTTATTTTCTGGTGCAAAATTTTCAATAAACTAAATGTGTCATGCTAAAACTAATAGTACTAGTGTTTTGAAATTGATGTTATTGGTAATACACTAACATATATTTTTGTATATGCAATTATGCAGCTACATTGATAGCAAGCCAAATCATTGGAACTCAAAACATAGTTTCGTAGTTACTGACCTTGAAGACTTGAACAAGATGAAGATGGGCTTATCAGTGCAACATACCATCAACCACCAAAACATTATCGAACGCAACGTTCGATTAGGTGAACTTATGTTGGATTTGAAGAAAATTTTTGAGATACTTGGTATCAAATATCACCTTCTTCCACAAGAGGTCCACCTAACTCAACTCAATATCGATAAACCGTTGCCAACAGTAGGCGTAAACAAAACTATCTGAAAATCAGGATATTATATTGGATATCGAAAAATTTATGCTATATATGGATTAACGGATGTGTCCGATAATCCCTAATCCGAAAATTTTGTATATAGTGAAATAATACAGATATCAttttttattacggagtattattttggATCAGATATTTGACCCGTGCTAGGCTTTAGAGTTTAGCCAACAGGGTCAATTACCATCTTGATATCCCATGTAATAAAGATAGTGTTTTGTAAATCCATTAGTATGAAATTATCATATTAGGCTatgattttgttgttgttgttgttattcggAGTATATAATTGGTTGATGGTTTCATTTGATCTATAATTAGTAATTAACCAAAATGAGGTGAAGATGGTTCAACTTGACAAAAGGCCTTAGATATGATATTCGAGCTCAAGTACGTACTCATGTCAAGTATAGATATTTGCTACCGAGCACTACGTATTAAATTCCCATATGGTATGACATTTATCTTCAACGTGAGACGGATTACTAAAATTTTGTCTATAATTAATATttgagatggaattgtatattgagttttaaaattccGTCTCAGTTTTGTATCGGATTTTCCAAAAAATTTGCTTCGGAAATTTTGAGactgattatatatatatatatatatatatatagaggaagGCTCATGTGAGAACACCCCTTCTATGTGAGAACACAATCTTATGTGAGAATAAATCTTGGCCTCTGGATCGTTTCTAATCTAACAGCTGAAATAAGGAATTactaatggcattttcgtaaatttgttaaacaataACCCAACCACCTCCTTCCTTTCACGCCTAACCGCTTCTCTCCCTAAAATTGCCAAACCTTTGTTTCCCCCTCTATTTTGTCTCTCTTCAATGTGCAACCATTAGAAAGCCTCAATCAAGCTCGAATTTCTCTTGAATCTCGGTTTAATTGCTGCGATTTCTATCCACAATCTCGAATATATTCATCGAACTTCCAGATTTCCTCCATTAAAGGTAAGATATTAAACTTTATTTTCATGATTATGTGATTATTCATGTGATTTTGGGcagattttgttgaatttaattatattttggaGCGATTATTTGTGTTTAGATTCAATTTCGTTCTTAATTTGTGTTTATATTCGAATTCTATCATGTTTTGTGAAATTCTATTGTTTCAAAttcatatttgtgcaaattgaATTGTTCGACGTTCGATCTGTAATAATTTGATTCGACTCCATATGTTGAACATTgttgtgttttcttattttttcaATTTCAGATTGATCATTCCATCTGTTTGAGCTATGGGATTAGAATTTCATCATACTCCGGTATCATCATTCGCCGAATCCGGTCAGTTTTCTTATAAATATGTCTGATGCTTAATGTTTTTGAATAACTGGCCCTTGTGTTCGAACAATTGTTTTAAATGTTCTGAATAATTGTTCTTTTTGTTCTGGATAGTGGTTCCTGATGTTCTGAATAATGGTTTCTGATGTTCTGAATAATGGTGTATGATGTTCTGAATAATGGTTTCTGATGTTCTAAATAATTGTTTTTCATGTTCTGAACCTTTACTCATATGTTCTATGTTAGTATTATACATGTTCTGAACTGTTTTTTCTCATTCTTTTGTAGATTCTGTTGTGAATAATTAACAACTTGCAAGTTGTTTTAATTCAAATGTGGTTGTTACTCTTGAATTCATTCCTATATTAACTCATGGAGGAACAAGAGAATGGATTACATATTGTTCCGATGAGTCAAAACAAGTTGTTAATCATGTATATATTGTGTGAAATTCAATCATGTATTTGCgaatttcattatttatttatgttgtttTTTGATCCGAGTCTACATATTGTTTGACCTTGTTGTGTCTTTCATTCTTTTTAATTTCAGGTTTCTATCTGCTTGAGCTAAGGAATTAACAGTTCTTTATAGGCTGCTATCATCAATCACTGAATTGAATCTGGTGAGTTTTCTTATTAACATGTTTTGTATAATTGCTCTTCATGTTCTGAACTTTTATTCACATGTTCTATTTTATTGTTTTACATGTTCTGACCtgttttttctctctccaaaatgTAGCAGCaactctcttttctctctccctctctctaaATACTTAAAACTTCAATGATCGTCACCAAAATTGTGAATTCCTTTACATTCTTTGtacttttattatatatttactGCATATCTTTACCAAATACCTAGAATTTTATCTTATTTACGTTAAATTGAAaggtacaaattcaaaattgggGCTACTTTTCAATTATGTAATgttaatttctttatttttagattcATGTTTTCGATCTGTTTATCGTTCGATAATTTCCAGAAATAGTTTGACTCGAATATTGAATATTGGAATTTGATTGATTTATAGCAATCATGTATGTTCATACTTTTTTTTGTGTTGGAGACTTGGAGTATTAGTTTTTCCAATTTTAGTTTTCTTGCAGATAAttaggaagaaaaaaaacaaaggcAATGGACAATTGGTGATAATTTGACTAGCATTATAAAATAATAGTACAAGGCCTAAGGAGAAGCAATGTGAGGATTTAAGCCTTGAACCTGAATATCACGGTCCCTCATCCTAGTGTCCAGTATCTTTAATAATAGCCTAGTGTTTATTTTTTCCTTCAATTATTACGTCTTTTGAATACATGTATGATCTGCAGAATTTGCAAACAATAAAACTAGAGATtggttcttaattttttgattaTGTTGCAGCTTAGAACTTCTATGGAGAATAGTACTTCTACCTTTGACAAAGAGAAGGCACAAGAACGGTTATAAAAGCTCTCTAGTGGTGTTGCTGTTTTCAAGGTCCTCCATTTGTTCCTGAAATATGATCCCTTACCGGACCAAGTTGAGTGGCATGGGGTGGATAAAGAAACTGAAGATTCTAAGACCCCTTTTATAGCAAGGGTTTTTGCTAGCATCTCGAGTCTCTCGAGTTTGCCTGATCTTGATCCCAAAGATGGAGCAATCGTAAGAGGCGATACTCCTATGTCAGTCACATGTTTTGCTGCTCCTAGTTGATCGATGATGTATGTGGTCTCCCTAATTATAATCTTTTAATGATTGCAGGGGTAAATGATGAATCTGGTTGATCCCATTTTGTTTGGCAGGATAACCAGTTTCGTGTGTTCTAATTATTGTTGCATATGTTGTAATTATTTTTGTATATGTTCTAATTGTTGTATTTGCTATAAACAGTACTACATCCATTGTtttcttgaatattttgttaaaacctattagctcaaatggtagagcaatgtgccattgcacatggatgtaggttcaaatcctacataggttgttGACAACACACAACTTAGCTCCAATGTGTTTATATGGATAGGTCCTACAAGAGAGTTACCCTCTGGAATATATCGACACCAACTGGTTAATTTGCTGTTAAATGCTACGCATAAAGGTCCCTGTTGCGGATTTCCCGCAGTAGTTACCCTGTGCTTTCTTATCAGACTCCTCCAATGAGGAATTATGTTGGTTATACATCTTGGACATCTCATTCGTGCTTCCCTGCTCCCTTGCTAGTTTCTCCACAAATTATTGCCTTCCGTTCAAGTGTTAGATTTCATGTTCTAAAAATTAAGGCTAGCGTTCTACAAATTTATACATATATTCCAAAGTAAGTTGAACAGattcaaaagtaaatagaaGTGATTTATAAGTAAAGAATCATAAAATAGGAGAATTGATATCATAAATGGAATGCAAAGagttgcctatgtaggattcgaacctacatcattgtgcaatcgcacaaagctctaccaattgagctaataggcattgTCCCAAAACATAAGCATTTACGACCATTACTTGTATTAACACCACACACACAAAACTTCTAGCAGCAACCAAACACAGCAGAACGACTTCCCACCCCAGACTGACCCGCAACAACCCTCCCCACAAAAGAAATAGCGTGTACAAGCAGCTATGCAACCACTTAAGACCAAAACCAATATCTACAACAACTATACTACCCCATAATGTTGCCCATGAAAACACA
This Spinacia oleracea cultivar Varoflay chromosome 6, BTI_SOV_V1, whole genome shotgun sequence DNA region includes the following protein-coding sequences:
- the LOC110791080 gene encoding mechanosensitive ion channel protein 10-like, with protein sequence MDARRKSSDDQVVINLPEVTLKSNPSLPTNYSNANTINAELQGDQLKKHPQSISTLRKRATLRRLSFSKPQSRNTEFNYTHPKKRVSKEFEIDRTGSGSTIWEEETSKSCNGVDRSSTDSSSDSSSEEDSEEEEEEEKSEGQQYNNINKKKWKIHWKRVIEWSIFFVILTCSILSVTLHTLRNHHVKGLFPWWWCLLAMVVFSGRLCAGWLVSFLVFVIERNLMLREKVLYFVYGLRKSLQNCIWLALVLIAWTFMFDAKVHHSNRVVKKVSQLLVAVLVGAIIWLVKIVMVKSLASSFHVRTYFDRMKESVFHHCILDRLSGPPLNELVCEEHKPILGANSLPTKWKHAKNAIRSKRYGAKKVDMEKLNDLSKETPASIWSLKRLMKHIRSSGLSTLSQNVYEFGTAETEITSEWQARSSAKRIFKNVAKSGAKYIEEDDLSKFLKRNEIHEIFPLFEGALETGKITRSSFRNWVVRTYFERKALAHSLNDTKSAVKQLHKIASAIVSVIIFVVFLLLMGLASTQVVAFVITQMVVLGVIFHNSCKIIFDCIIFVFVMHPFDIGDRCKVDGVQMIVEEMNILTTVFLRYDMEKIYYPNSSLLTKSISNFYRSPDMWDTIPITIDMSTPLVTINALKKATQSYIDSKPNHWNSKHSFVVTDLEDLNKMKMGLSVQHTINHQNIIERNVRLGELMLDLKKIFEILGIKYHLLPQEVHLTQLNIDKPLPTVGVNKTI